Proteins encoded by one window of Arabidopsis thaliana chromosome 2, partial sequence:
- a CDS encoding proline-rich family protein (proline-rich family protein; Has 82542 Blast hits to 34565 proteins in 1759 species: Archae - 180; Bacteria - 14907; Metazoa - 30313; Fungi - 7185; Plants - 15279; Viruses - 3169; Other Eukaryotes - 11509 (source: NCBI BLink).), protein MKMNNTKEYSIRTPSLGNLPPGTTGTCCPPPLVFPLLPLSPPPSPPPSPSSPPRLPPPFPALFPPEPPLPPRFELPPPLFPPPPLPRLPPPLLPPPEEPPREPPPPPPPPEEPPPPASCLRTKSPENGIVSTVK, encoded by the coding sequence ATGAAGATGAACAACACTAAAGAATATTCAATTCGGACACCATCGCTTGGAAATCTGCCGCCTGGAACTACGGGAACTTGTTGTCCTCCACCTCTAGTGTTTCCACTACTTCCGctatcaccaccaccatctccaCCACCGTCACCATCATCGCCACCACGACTGCCACCACCTTTTCCAGCCTTATTTCCTCCAGAGCCACCGCTGCCACCACGGTTTGAGCTTCCTCCTCCACTTTTTCCACCGCCTCCACTTCCACGACTTCCTCCACCACTGCTTCCTCCACCTGAAGAACCACCTCGAGAGCCTCCGCCTCCCCCTCCTCCACCTGAAGAACCACCTCCACCGGCAAGCTGCCTACGCACAAAATCACCCGAAAACGGCATCGTTTCTACCGTTAAATGA
- a CDS encoding uncharacterized protein (unknown protein; LOCATED IN: endomembrane system.): MEIQMRSIMFHLFLSLLIHTQIQAVGSLDQASVSSIDVKRHHLTVETMPFSGDFVRRQLAGGGGSSGGGGGGGGSRGGSSGGGSSGGGSRGSGGGGKSGGGSSNRGGSGGSGGNKAGKGGGSRGGDDGDGGGDGGGDSGSSGNTRGGGQQVPVVPGGRFPSDGVRIEYSLVLFIFMTCLVMGSCFL, from the coding sequence ATGGAAATCCAAATGCGTAGCATAATGTTTCATCTATTTCTATCCCTTCTGATTCATACGCAAATCCAAGCCGTTGGTTCACTTGATCAAGCTTCTGTGTCATCTATTGATGTAAAACGTCATCATTTAACGGTAGAAACGATGCCGTTTTCGGGTGATTTTGTGCGTAGGCAGCTTGCCGGTGGAGGTGGTTCTTCAGGTGGAGGAGGGGGAGGCGGAGGCTCTCGAGGTGGTTCTTCAGGTGGAGGAAGCAGTGGTGGAGGAAGTCGTGGAAGTGGAGGCGGTGGAAAAAGTGGAGGAGGAAGCTCAAACCGTGGTGGCAGCGGTGGCTCTGGAGGAAATAAGGCTGGAAAAGGTGGTGGCAGTCGTGGTGGCGATGATGGTGACGGTGGtggagatggtggtggtgatagCGGAAGTAGTGGAAACACTAGAGGTGGAGGACAACAAGTTCCCGTAGTTCCAGGCGGCAGATTTCCAAGCGATGGTGTCCGAATTGAATATTCTTTAGTGTTGTTCATCTTCATGACATGTTTAGTTATGGGATCATGTTTTCTTTAG